Proteins co-encoded in one Rattus rattus isolate New Zealand chromosome 5, Rrattus_CSIRO_v1, whole genome shotgun sequence genomic window:
- the Zbp1 gene encoding Z-DNA-binding protein 1, producing the protein HPRLRLVSSLTVCLAQVTGAFSALGSLRRSLLPLKLGYRESPGTRLDSVLLCVPPRDNLEQKILQVLSDAGGPVQIDQLLKKLQVPKKTLNQVLYRLKKEGRVSSPAPATWSLGGDGASGDGAPEIPEDSAAQPSLEERILRFLETKGPQRALHIAKALGMTTAKEVNPILYSMRNKHLLTVSDTQMWTIYRSSQEGQERACSRVGQESPAVIYQQNPINMICQQGPNSHISIANSKAIQIGHGNVMSRQTICGDPGPGTPHHTPLPVLEDAAAQDTPPCTHGAQLIHLSKSMLRSVQLGHGNEMNLERDPVEHPASSFNGNPPGMSTTTADPETAFNMQTPEPGPHPEGGTTQIVHIESCLLEDATVGNNNKMTIHRRSKGGAKESADSQELKEDTGASSEATPPRSCSNTPSDSTLLTSELTAMALGDGSPQTTESVLREDEVQAAESCQTQD; encoded by the exons CACCCTCGCCTCCGACTGGTATCCTCGCTTACTGTCTGCTTGGCCCAGGTCACGGGTGCCTTCTCTGCTCTAGGGTCTCTCCGGAGATCCCTCCTGCCCCTGAAGCTTGGATACAGGGAGTCCCCGGGGACTAGGCTTGACTCAGTTCTTCTCTGTGTTCCTCCCCGAGACAACCTGGAGCAGAAGATCCTGCAGGTGTTGAGTGATGCTGGTGGTCCTGTGCAGATCGACCAGCTGTTGAAGAAGTTACAAGTGCCCAAGAAAACCCTCAACCAAGTCCTTTACCGCCTGAAGAAAGAGGGCCGAGTGTCCTCGCCGGCGCCAGCGACGTGGTCCTTAGGTGGAGATGGGGCTTCCGGAGATGGGGCTCCCGAGATCCCCGAGGACTCCGCTGCCCAGCCTAGCCTTG AAGAAAGGATATTAAGATTCCTGGAGACTAAAGGGCCCCAGAGGGCCCTGCATATCGCCAAGGCTCTGGGAATGACGACGGCCAAAGAAGTGAACCCAATCCTGTATTCCATGAGGAATAAGCACCTTCTGACCGTGTCTGACACACAGATGTGGACCATCTACCGCTCAAGCCAGGAAGGCCAAGAGCGAG CTTGTTCCCGAGTCGGACAAGAGTCCCCTGCGGTTATTTACCAGCAAAATCCGATCAACATGATCTGCCAACAAGGACCCAACAGCCACATCTCTATTGCCAACTCAAAAGCCATCCAGATTGGCCATGGGAATGTTATGTCAAGACAGACAATCTGTGGTGACCCAG GTCCCGGGACTCCTCACCACACCCCTCTACCCGTGCTAGAGGATGCTGCTGCTCAGGACACGCCCCCTTGTACCCACGGAGCTCAACTCATCCACCTGAGCAAGTCCATGCTCCGAAGTGTGCAGCTCGGCCACGGCAACGAGATGAACCTCGAGAGGGATCCAGTGGAACACCCTGCTTCCAGCTTTAATGGCAACCCCCCAGGTATG TCAACCACCACTGCGGACCCAGAAACTGCATTCAACATGCAAACACCTGAGCCAGGCCCTCACCCTGAGGGAGGCACAACCCAGATAGTCCACATCGAATCCTGCTTGCTAGAGGACGCGACCGTCGGCAACAACAACAAGATGACCATCCACCGTAGGTCAAAGGGTGGAGCCAAGGAGTCTGCAGACAGCCAAGAACTGAAAGAAGACACAG GTGCAAGTTCTGAAGCCACGCCACCCAGAAGCTGCTCCAACACACCCAGCGACTCCACCCTGCTCACCTCTGAGCTGACGGCTATGGCTCTGGGAGACGGCAGCCCCCAGACCACAGAATCTGTGCTTAGAGAGGATGAAGTCCAGGCCGCAGAAAGCTGTCAGACGCAGGACTGA